Proteins from one Pyrococcus kukulkanii genomic window:
- a CDS encoding ATP-binding protein: MREHMIAQKYEVELLKRQPYVKREAGEKLRKYLNTDLIKVITGPRRAGKSFLAVRTLKENFGYVNFDDEVLAKADDLNEVLKLAHEVYGDFRTIFLDEIQNVRSWELFVNRLGRLGYNVIITGSNSKLLSSELATHLTGRYIEVKVFPFSFGEFLRANNIEPKVETSFQEGKVLSKLSEYLERGGFPEVVVKGYDYRDYGRMLFDSIIMKDVVKRKNVKYSSSLYELALYLVSNFAREFSYTRLKNALDVGSVHTVKNYVDYLEEAFIILKAERFSYKVRESLKSPRKIYVVDPAFLSAGFVPSPDLGRKMEDAVAVELVRRGYRLYYWRDERGEVDFVLRKGLNVEELIQVTKEITKNNYRREVKNLVEVGKRLRAEKLTVITWDEEGSIREGGRDVRVVPLWKWLIEATTKSGLMGGYATLK; this comes from the coding sequence ATGAGGGAGCACATGATAGCCCAAAAGTATGAAGTTGAGTTGCTGAAAAGACAACCCTATGTTAAGAGGGAAGCGGGGGAAAAACTTAGGAAATACCTAAATACCGACCTGATAAAGGTCATAACCGGACCCCGGAGGGCGGGGAAGAGTTTCTTGGCGGTAAGGACTCTCAAGGAAAATTTCGGTTATGTGAACTTCGATGATGAAGTACTGGCCAAAGCTGATGACCTTAATGAGGTTTTAAAGCTTGCTCACGAGGTTTACGGGGACTTCAGGACGATATTCCTTGATGAGATCCAGAACGTCCGTAGCTGGGAGCTCTTCGTGAACAGGCTAGGAAGGCTGGGCTACAACGTCATCATCACTGGCTCTAACTCAAAGCTTCTAAGTAGCGAACTCGCCACGCACCTGACGGGGAGGTACATAGAGGTTAAGGTCTTCCCGTTCTCCTTCGGGGAGTTTCTAAGGGCAAATAACATAGAGCCAAAAGTAGAGACGAGTTTCCAAGAAGGGAAGGTGCTCTCAAAGCTTTCGGAATACTTGGAGAGGGGAGGCTTTCCCGAGGTGGTCGTTAAGGGCTATGACTACCGGGATTACGGGAGGATGCTCTTTGACAGCATAATAATGAAGGATGTCGTTAAAAGAAAGAACGTGAAATATTCCTCCAGCCTTTATGAGCTTGCCCTCTATCTAGTCTCCAACTTTGCCAGAGAATTCAGCTACACGAGGCTGAAGAATGCTCTGGACGTGGGAAGTGTACATACCGTAAAGAACTACGTCGATTATCTTGAGGAAGCATTCATAATCCTCAAGGCGGAGCGTTTTTCCTATAAGGTGCGAGAAAGCCTGAAATCACCGAGAAAAATTTACGTAGTGGATCCGGCTTTCCTTAGTGCCGGTTTTGTTCCCTCACCTGACTTGGGGAGAAAAATGGAGGATGCAGTTGCAGTTGAACTCGTGAGGAGAGGATACAGGCTGTACTACTGGCGGGACGAGAGGGGTGAGGTTGACTTTGTTCTGAGGAAGGGTTTGAATGTGGAGGAGCTGATACAGGTCACCAAGGAAATAACGAAGAACAACTACAGACGGGAGGTCAAGAACCTCGTGGAGGTTGGAAAAAGACTTAGGGCTGAAAAGCTTACAGTGATAACATGGGATGAGGAGGGCAGTATTAGGGAGGGCGGAAGGGATGTTAGGGTCGTTCCTCTCTGGAAATGGCTGATTGAAGCGACCACTAAGTCGGGCCTTATGGGGGGCTATGCAACTCTTAAATAG
- a CDS encoding ribbon-helix-helix domain-containing protein, with the protein MAVMAQAVEAPVSVRLPKYVIKKIDELVEKGEFKSRSDFIKYAVTLALGQIMMEPARELARKITPEEARE; encoded by the coding sequence GTGGCTGTCATGGCTCAAGCCGTTGAGGCACCCGTCTCCGTGAGACTTCCCAAGTACGTCATAAAGAAGATAGATGAGCTCGTTGAGAAGGGTGAGTTCAAGAGCCGTTCTGACTTCATCAAATACGCCGTAACCCTGGCCCTCGGCCAGATAATGATGGAACCGGCAAGGGAACTCGCAAGAAAAATAACCCCTGAAGAGGCCAGGGAGTGA
- a CDS encoding AbrB/MazE/SpoVT family DNA-binding domain-containing protein has protein sequence MNMEVKRIDGQGRIIIPKRWREKWGDEVILIELEDRIEILPRRKPKLSEFFDIIEVDEVKEDVEKELCNEIIYERE, from the coding sequence ATGAACATGGAAGTTAAGCGGATTGATGGGCAGGGAAGAATCATTATACCAAAAAGGTGGAGGGAAAAGTGGGGAGACGAGGTTATTTTGATTGAGCTTGAAGACAGGATAGAAATTCTCCCAAGGAGAAAACCCAAGCTTTCAGAGTTTTTTGACATAATAGAAGTTGATGAAGTCAAGGAAGACGTGGAAAAGGAACTCTGCAATGAAATCATATATGAGCGCGAATGA
- a CDS encoding AAA family ATPase: MLINALHARSWVAILGPRMVGKTSLAWAGANTFAREMKYKVIFVDLRNAETSRQATEKILSRLPKSIFDTISKYIAEVSFSTGSVGASVKLRENVTARNALEDALFALKDTILILDEVQNVKQGVKNFLQALAAAFNENDSLLVIFTGSYAGVVKKLFEATYREGLYGRPPVEILLPPWPEWVAAEFLRRGFEHCGVSVTQREIQEAIWRLGTSPGWLNLYGLRRCLGATHAEALQRVFKKAVNEALKELEHFLEGRSPKAREVVKRLAYGATWSELEKTGISKDTLSRLLEVLTKELFIVVKDEIGVYRFSDPIYRYAAEKLQLNEG, translated from the coding sequence ATGCTAATAAACGCCCTTCACGCTAGAAGCTGGGTAGCAATCCTCGGTCCAAGAATGGTCGGAAAAACTAGCTTAGCATGGGCTGGGGCAAATACCTTTGCGAGGGAAATGAAATATAAGGTAATTTTTGTTGACCTAAGGAACGCAGAAACTTCCCGACAAGCCACGGAAAAGATACTGAGTAGATTGCCAAAGTCAATCTTTGACACCATATCAAAGTACATTGCGGAAGTTTCTTTTTCCACGGGAAGCGTTGGTGCTTCTGTAAAGCTTAGAGAGAATGTTACCGCTAGGAACGCTTTAGAAGATGCTCTTTTTGCCCTAAAAGACACAATACTAATTCTTGATGAGGTTCAAAACGTAAAGCAGGGAGTAAAGAATTTTCTACAGGCTTTAGCGGCAGCATTTAATGAAAACGATTCCCTGCTAGTAATATTTACGGGCTCATATGCAGGCGTCGTTAAGAAACTGTTTGAGGCCACGTATAGGGAAGGTCTCTACGGTAGGCCGCCGGTTGAGATACTCCTTCCACCTTGGCCCGAGTGGGTAGCGGCAGAATTCTTGAGGAGGGGCTTTGAGCATTGCGGTGTTAGTGTAACCCAAAGGGAGATTCAGGAGGCAATCTGGAGGCTCGGAACTTCGCCTGGCTGGCTGAACCTATACGGTCTTAGACGCTGCCTCGGGGCCACTCACGCAGAGGCTCTCCAGAGAGTGTTCAAGAAGGCCGTGAATGAGGCCTTAAAAGAGCTGGAACACTTCTTGGAAGGGAGAAGTCCCAAAGCCAGAGAGGTAGTTAAAAGGTTGGCCTATGGAGCTACTTGGAGTGAGTTAGAGAAAACTGGAATTTCAAAAGACACCCTTAGCAGACTTTTGGAGGTGTTGACTAAAGAACTGTTCATCGTGGTTAAGGACGAAATTGGGGTTTACAGGTTCTCAGATCCAATTTACAGGTACGCTGCGGAGAAGTTACAGTTAAATGAGGGTTAA
- the purM gene encoding phosphoribosylformylglycinamidine cyclo-ligase, translating to MLTYAQAGVDEEKTSRALKHIIDAARRTFKFRQGKVGEPGEIGHYAALLDFGSFYLAMTTDGVGTKVLVAEAVGKFDTIGIDMIAMNVNDLICVGAEPVALVDYFAIREPKDEVFEQVAKGLYRGAEEAGIAIVGGETAVMPDLINGYDLAGTAIGIVEKGKVITGEKIRPGDMVIGISSSGIHSNGLTLARKLLIPKYGLDYEYEGRKLWEWLLEPTRIYVKPVLELLNSVEVHGLAHITGGGLLNLKRLTNYGFRLRMPPITGIFKLIHENGVPLEEMFRVFNMGVGFIVVVPQEEKDDALEVLNRYYESWELGVVTRGGNIVVENYGIAF from the coding sequence ATGCTAACCTATGCTCAAGCTGGAGTCGATGAGGAAAAAACATCTAGGGCTCTCAAGCACATAATAGATGCGGCAAGAAGAACGTTCAAGTTCAGGCAAGGAAAAGTTGGGGAGCCGGGAGAGATAGGGCACTACGCGGCGTTGCTGGACTTCGGCAGCTTTTACCTAGCGATGACCACGGATGGTGTCGGGACTAAAGTTCTAGTCGCTGAAGCAGTTGGGAAGTTCGACACTATAGGAATAGACATGATAGCGATGAACGTCAACGATCTGATCTGCGTTGGTGCGGAGCCTGTAGCGTTGGTTGACTACTTCGCCATAAGGGAACCTAAAGATGAGGTGTTCGAGCAAGTAGCTAAAGGCCTTTACAGGGGGGCTGAAGAGGCAGGAATAGCGATAGTTGGTGGGGAAACCGCGGTGATGCCTGACCTGATCAACGGCTATGACCTGGCAGGGACTGCAATCGGGATAGTCGAGAAGGGCAAAGTAATAACGGGAGAAAAGATAAGGCCTGGGGACATGGTGATTGGCATTTCCAGCTCGGGAATCCATTCCAACGGTTTGACCCTCGCCAGGAAGCTTCTAATCCCAAAGTACGGCCTCGACTACGAGTACGAGGGGAGGAAGCTTTGGGAGTGGCTACTTGAGCCTACAAGAATTTACGTTAAGCCAGTCCTTGAGCTACTGAATAGCGTTGAAGTTCACGGGCTGGCCCACATCACGGGCGGAGGGTTGTTAAACCTAAAAAGGCTGACCAACTATGGATTCAGGCTCAGAATGCCTCCAATTACCGGAATCTTCAAGTTAATACACGAGAATGGCGTTCCCCTCGAGGAGATGTTCAGGGTCTTCAACATGGGCGTTGGCTTCATCGTTGTGGTTCCCCAGGAGGAGAAAGATGATGCACTTGAAGTCCTCAATAGGTACTACGAGAGCTGGGAGCTTGGGGTCGTGACGAGGGGAGGGAACATAGTGGTTGAGAATTACGGAATAGCTTTTTAA
- a CDS encoding DUF1616 domain-containing protein has protein sequence MGEAKGLWRYWDLITVIALSLILDLIIFVAPDSFIRKVLGLVFVLFLPGYVFITALFPERKELDNLERLALSFGLSIAIVPLIGLALNYTPWGIRLVPILGSLTVFNVAFALVGMYRRRNAINPWIPWVTLEDIKRELEWEEASRLDKALTVILIIAIVASIGTLAYVITHPKPGEAFTEFYILGPKGKAADYPTELFVNETGKVIIGIVNHEHRNVTYYVEIWLVNLTYNFTTNETIIHEMYLMDRFNVTLPHVPVNIEGNWTPQFEMNYTFKIDKPGRWQVWFLLFKDREPSIPESCLKGGNCLGEKWRILEAINGTIQSLKLNVKVEKV, from the coding sequence ATGGGAGAGGCCAAGGGGCTCTGGAGGTACTGGGATCTAATAACTGTCATCGCGCTCTCGCTGATCCTTGATCTAATAATTTTTGTTGCTCCGGACAGCTTTATTCGGAAAGTCCTGGGCCTAGTTTTTGTTCTGTTTCTCCCAGGATACGTCTTTATAACTGCACTCTTTCCAGAGAGGAAGGAGCTCGACAACTTAGAAAGGCTGGCATTAAGCTTTGGGCTGAGCATAGCTATAGTTCCCCTGATAGGGCTTGCCCTGAATTACACGCCCTGGGGGATAAGGCTGGTTCCCATACTGGGGAGTCTAACCGTGTTTAACGTTGCCTTTGCGCTCGTTGGAATGTACAGGAGGAGGAACGCCATAAATCCGTGGATCCCCTGGGTGACCTTAGAGGATATAAAGAGGGAGCTCGAGTGGGAGGAAGCTAGCAGGTTGGATAAGGCCCTGACGGTTATCCTAATAATAGCGATAGTTGCATCTATTGGAACCCTAGCCTACGTCATTACTCACCCGAAGCCCGGGGAGGCCTTTACGGAGTTCTACATCTTAGGCCCCAAGGGGAAGGCAGCTGACTATCCGACGGAGCTCTTCGTTAACGAGACCGGTAAAGTCATTATTGGGATAGTTAACCACGAGCACAGGAACGTGACCTATTACGTTGAGATATGGCTGGTGAACTTAACCTACAACTTCACGACCAACGAGACGATAATCCACGAGATGTACCTCATGGACAGGTTCAACGTTACCCTTCCCCATGTTCCTGTGAACATAGAGGGCAACTGGACGCCCCAGTTCGAGATGAACTACACCTTTAAGATAGACAAGCCTGGAAGGTGGCAGGTTTGGTTTTTGCTGTTCAAGGACAGGGAACCGTCAATTCCCGAGAGTTGCCTTAAGGGAGGGAACTGCTTAGGGGAGAAGTGGAGGATACTTGAGGCCATAAACGGGACGATACAAAGCTTAAAGTTAAACGTGAAGGTTGAGAAGGTTTAG
- the vapB gene encoding type II toxin-antitoxin system VapB family antitoxin, with protein sequence MVNYMTSVVISIRVPPELKKEMDELRGEINWSEEIREFIKKRIEEEKKRRALERFIDVVKTLPEAPRGTAKNLVREDRDSH encoded by the coding sequence ATGGTGAATTACATGACTTCGGTTGTCATAAGCATTCGAGTTCCACCGGAGCTAAAAAAGGAAATGGATGAGCTTAGGGGAGAAATTAACTGGAGTGAAGAGATAAGGGAGTTCATAAAAAAGAGGATAGAAGAAGAGAAGAAGCGGAGGGCTCTTGAAAGGTTCATAGATGTAGTAAAGACGCTTCCCGAGGCCCCCAGGGGAACGGCAAAAAACCTCGTGAGGGAGGATCGTGATAGTCATTGA
- a CDS encoding type II toxin-antitoxin system VapC family toxin: MIVIDTSAFSKVLIREEGWEEVVPYLKPEREPCTVEMLIIEATNVLWKYVTKYKAFSQEKAEELYDAMIELVKEGLLKVESNSKYLNEALGIAIKEGIAVYDALFIAQALSLNAPLLTCDEKQGETARKIGVEVILI; this comes from the coding sequence GTGATAGTCATTGACACCTCCGCATTCTCAAAGGTTCTCATTAGGGAAGAGGGCTGGGAGGAGGTAGTCCCCTATTTAAAGCCAGAACGAGAACCGTGCACGGTGGAGATGCTAATAATCGAAGCAACAAACGTGTTGTGGAAGTACGTTACCAAGTACAAAGCATTTAGCCAAGAAAAAGCTGAGGAACTTTATGATGCAATGATTGAGCTGGTTAAGGAAGGCCTTTTAAAGGTAGAATCAAATTCAAAATACCTGAATGAGGCCTTAGGGATTGCCATCAAAGAAGGAATCGCCGTTTACGATGCCCTTTTCATAGCTCAAGCTTTAAGCCTCAATGCTCCCCTCCTTACATGTGATGAAAAGCAGGGAGAAACAGCCAGAAAGATTGGAGTTGAGGTTATACTTATATAA
- a CDS encoding glycosyltransferase family 2 protein: MVKVSIIMPNKNNAKWLPKSIGSVLSQTYENWELIVVDDHSTDESVEVIREFMDRDSRIDCICDPDVTYPLTKNLGFEHSSGKYVVFLDSDDWLSKEFLERGVENTRDGYASSFRVIRPDSSEAIIKFKKGVFDSIDGIKRRYWLENGNSLLKRRIIEEYGIKFPPYKYSEDVYFYVQYLSVVKEIFVDDYIGLTVNRMGSSIITTNSEKGLIETLRVFDLLKKRLIALNRDDLINIVESYAMPPSILTYIDDLPYKKRVRYGVKYLPYLIRFKWWGYYAKLWYIISLLNLFVPVKQIVRWLR, translated from the coding sequence ATGGTAAAGGTCTCGATAATAATGCCAAATAAGAATAATGCAAAGTGGTTGCCCAAGTCAATCGGGAGCGTGCTTAGTCAGACGTACGAGAACTGGGAATTAATAGTCGTGGATGACCATTCGACGGATGAGAGCGTTGAGGTGATAAGGGAGTTTATGGATAGGGATAGTAGGATTGACTGTATTTGTGATCCTGATGTAACTTATCCCCTAACGAAAAATCTTGGTTTTGAACACTCATCTGGCAAGTACGTTGTCTTTTTGGATAGTGATGACTGGTTGAGTAAGGAGTTCCTAGAGAGGGGTGTTGAAAATACAAGGGATGGGTATGCGTCGAGTTTTAGGGTTATTAGACCTGATAGTTCCGAGGCTATCATAAAGTTTAAAAAGGGTGTTTTTGATTCTATCGATGGTATTAAGCGTCGTTATTGGTTGGAAAATGGCAACTCTCTCTTGAAGAGGAGAATTATTGAAGAGTACGGTATTAAATTCCCACCATATAAGTACAGTGAGGACGTCTATTTCTATGTCCAGTATCTTAGTGTTGTGAAAGAAATTTTTGTTGATGACTACATTGGTTTAACTGTCAATAGAATGGGAAGTAGTATAATAACAACGAACTCGGAGAAGGGATTGATTGAAACACTTAGGGTGTTTGATTTGTTGAAAAAGAGATTAATTGCCCTAAATAGGGATGACCTGATAAACATCGTCGAAAGTTACGCTATGCCACCATCAATTCTGACATATATTGATGATCTTCCATATAAGAAACGAGTGAGGTATGGTGTAAAATATTTGCCGTACCTTATAAGATTTAAATGGTGGGGATATTATGCAAAGTTGTGGTATATTATCTCGTTGCTAAATCTATTTGTGCCAGTAAAACAAATTGTGAGGTGGTTAAGATGA
- a CDS encoding CDP-glycerol glycerophosphotransferase family protein, producing the protein MDRIRKQLLLSRLLSLANYVPKDKDKIAFYSTPDISDNALALFKYIYSLDKGYELAWILNEKTPVALKALKREYPDAKAVYLYSAEGLKELLQSKFVITTDVLPITPHLGQRVIQLWHGLPGKKTGYEHPLGIKDLYLYMDRWTTDFVTTSELAVGAFVRQFMINPRKFRILGQPRNDGLFENLRTAKDILSGILGIDVENYDAVILYAPTYRYTSYLKDFKASLKVVKSLFTRKFLEFLERRNVLLVIKPHKLVADALASAIEKAKNITLVTDRALQEKLLTINDLMGAFDILITDYSSIFEDYILTERPIVFYLPDREELERKSGFLLPFKFFAPGEKPETIDGLITALHSYLDDPKKDLEWRRTVKNLLYEVGDDAKSSERVYRQLIRRDAD; encoded by the coding sequence ATGGATCGCATTAGGAAGCAGCTCCTCCTTTCGAGGCTTCTATCATTGGCCAACTATGTCCCAAAAGATAAGGATAAGATAGCGTTCTATTCCACCCCGGACATTAGTGATAACGCGTTGGCCCTCTTCAAGTACATTTACTCTCTCGATAAAGGTTATGAGCTCGCATGGATTTTAAACGAAAAAACTCCGGTCGCCCTAAAAGCCCTAAAAAGGGAGTATCCGGATGCTAAAGCAGTTTACCTGTACTCCGCAGAAGGTCTAAAAGAGCTCCTCCAATCTAAATTCGTAATAACGACCGATGTCCTTCCAATAACTCCTCACCTCGGCCAGAGGGTAATCCAGCTCTGGCATGGCCTTCCCGGCAAGAAAACAGGATATGAGCATCCCCTGGGGATTAAGGATCTCTACCTCTATATGGATCGCTGGACGACAGACTTCGTTACGACGTCTGAGCTCGCCGTTGGAGCATTCGTAAGACAGTTCATGATAAACCCGAGGAAGTTCAGGATCCTCGGTCAACCACGAAACGACGGCCTCTTTGAGAACCTTAGAACTGCAAAAGACATTCTCTCAGGGATCCTGGGGATAGATGTAGAGAACTACGATGCCGTGATTCTCTACGCCCCAACGTACAGGTACACGAGCTATCTCAAGGACTTTAAGGCTAGCTTAAAGGTAGTGAAAAGTCTTTTCACTAGAAAATTCCTTGAGTTCCTTGAGCGTAGGAATGTCTTACTCGTGATAAAGCCTCACAAGCTCGTTGCTGATGCCCTCGCCTCGGCAATTGAGAAGGCAAAGAATATCACCCTGGTAACTGACAGAGCCCTTCAAGAAAAGCTCCTGACGATAAACGATCTAATGGGGGCCTTCGATATCCTTATAACGGATTATTCAAGCATATTCGAAGACTACATACTTACGGAGAGGCCTATAGTCTTCTACCTGCCCGATAGGGAAGAGCTCGAGCGGAAAAGTGGTTTTCTGCTTCCCTTCAAGTTCTTCGCCCCAGGTGAAAAGCCGGAGACTATAGACGGCCTGATAACGGCCCTGCATTCCTATCTCGATGACCCGAAGAAGGATCTTGAGTGGAGGAGAACCGTTAAGAACCTGCTGTACGAGGTGGGGGATGATGCTAAATCTTCGGAGAGGGTCTACAGGCAACTAATTCGGAGGGATGCTGATTGA
- a CDS encoding IspD/TarI family cytidylyltransferase, translating into MTALILLAGGYGRRTSLDVPKQFVKINGRTILEHTLGKVSGVEGIDEIIVVSNPEFLSLTKSITRRFPKVMAVTAGGVTRNESIYKGFLKVPEAEEKVIIHDAVRPFTPRWIFARIIKLLDEKDVVTTVNPITGNLIELDGEFVGTIHDRKRFAIGEAPTGYRYEALKRTLEHALERDILNVVPHDVELAMKAGFRVHALFCNCFNLKITFKEDIEIARALLGGKDEADGFRHYPDL; encoded by the coding sequence TTGACTGCCCTAATCCTGCTGGCAGGTGGATACGGGAGAAGGACCTCCCTTGATGTTCCCAAGCAGTTCGTGAAGATAAATGGTCGAACGATACTCGAGCACACCCTTGGAAAAGTATCTGGCGTTGAGGGGATAGATGAAATAATTGTCGTGTCTAACCCCGAATTTCTCTCCCTCACGAAAAGCATCACGAGGAGATTTCCCAAGGTCATGGCAGTAACTGCTGGTGGCGTGACGAGAAACGAATCAATATACAAGGGCTTCCTTAAAGTTCCAGAGGCTGAGGAAAAGGTCATTATCCACGACGCCGTCAGGCCGTTCACGCCACGCTGGATCTTTGCTCGGATTATAAAGCTCCTAGATGAGAAGGATGTGGTGACGACGGTAAATCCCATAACGGGGAACCTGATAGAGCTCGACGGCGAGTTCGTGGGGACCATTCACGATAGAAAGAGGTTTGCCATAGGCGAAGCACCAACCGGGTACAGGTACGAGGCCCTGAAGAGGACTCTGGAGCACGCGCTCGAGCGGGATATACTGAACGTTGTCCCCCATGACGTAGAGCTCGCGATGAAGGCAGGGTTCAGGGTTCACGCACTGTTCTGCAACTGCTTCAACTTAAAGATAACGTTCAAAGAGGACATCGAGATCGCAAGGGCCCTCCTCGGTGGTAAAGATGAGGCCGACGGTTTCCGTCATTATCCCGACTTATAA
- a CDS encoding glycosyltransferase, with translation MRPTVSVIIPTYKRNELLKRAIDSVLDQGFDDFEVIIVDGARSEETRELVRSYGDGRIRYVPQKGRGIANARNLGVKKARGEYIAFLDDDDEWLEGKLELQVELFRRLPRSYGLIYTAFNYYDLEGDKVLGVKRPKARGNVYGHLLKDNITGTSTILVKRECFKRAGLFREDFVTCEDWDMWLRIAKFWLFEAIDEPLVNYSVHSGQFSFAKYLEGRRKMVRAHADIRKNPEVLSYHLLQIGILRLAGGDRGGVNDVLLAFRLNPTMKGNLNQIIASLFDVRVKVYLEKFLRNRP, from the coding sequence ATGAGGCCGACGGTTTCCGTCATTATCCCGACTTATAAGAGGAATGAACTCCTGAAGAGGGCAATTGACAGCGTGCTCGATCAGGGCTTTGATGACTTCGAGGTAATCATTGTGGATGGGGCTAGGAGTGAAGAGACGAGGGAGTTGGTAAGGTCTTACGGCGATGGGAGGATACGCTATGTTCCCCAGAAGGGGCGGGGCATAGCCAACGCTAGGAATTTGGGAGTTAAGAAGGCCCGGGGAGAGTACATAGCCTTCCTTGATGATGACGATGAGTGGCTCGAGGGGAAGCTGGAGCTCCAGGTCGAGCTCTTCAGGAGGTTGCCCAGGAGTTATGGGCTCATATACACGGCCTTCAACTACTATGATCTCGAAGGGGACAAGGTGCTGGGGGTAAAAAGGCCGAAGGCCAGGGGCAACGTGTACGGGCACCTGCTCAAGGACAACATCACGGGGACCTCCACGATCCTCGTGAAGAGGGAGTGTTTTAAAAGGGCCGGCCTCTTCCGAGAGGATTTCGTTACTTGTGAGGATTGGGATATGTGGTTGAGAATTGCAAAGTTTTGGCTCTTCGAGGCGATAGACGAACCCCTAGTTAATTATTCGGTGCATTCGGGCCAGTTTTCTTTTGCCAAGTACCTTGAGGGCAGGAGGAAGATGGTAAGGGCACATGCCGACATACGGAAAAATCCAGAGGTTCTGAGTTACCATCTCCTTCAGATAGGCATCCTCAGGTTGGCTGGTGGTGATAGGGGAGGTGTCAACGATGTACTCTTGGCATTTCGCCTGAATCCCACGATGAAGGGCAACCTGAATCAAATCATTGCTTCCCTCTTTGATGTAAGGGTTAAGGTGTACTTGGAGAAGTTCCTCCGGAACAGACCCTAA
- a CDS encoding type II toxin-antitoxin system VapC family toxin — MAGLTAFVDTNVIVEHLEGDINLLDLREKFDILYSNSVVFSEALMVYLRALTGKRPYTLKHNPDIIRSLKEELLDFLNLFELFVELEINRVIETLAVKYMIKYGLLPNDALILATCKFYDVKYLISFDSDFTKACEEERIHLLNSPEEVTNVGDVP, encoded by the coding sequence ATGGCCGGTCTAACGGCCTTCGTGGACACAAACGTAATAGTCGAACATTTAGAAGGGGATATAAATCTTCTCGACTTAAGGGAGAAATTTGACATTCTGTACTCTAATAGTGTAGTGTTTAGTGAGGCTCTCATGGTTTATCTAAGGGCATTAACAGGGAAAAGACCCTACACACTCAAACACAATCCGGATATTATAAGGAGCCTTAAGGAAGAACTTCTGGATTTCTTAAATCTTTTTGAGCTTTTTGTTGAACTAGAGATAAACAGGGTTATTGAAACACTCGCCGTTAAGTATATGATAAAATACGGCCTGTTACCAAATGATGCACTAATTCTCGCAACCTGTAAGTTTTACGATGTAAAATACTTGATTTCATTTGACAGTGATTTCACTAAAGCATGTGAAGAGGAGAGAATACACCTTTTAAATTCTCCCGAAGAGGTAACCAATGTAGGTGATGTCCCGTGA
- the rfbC gene encoding dTDP-4-dehydrorhamnose 3,5-epimerase: MPFEFVRLEIPDVILIKPKVFEDERGFFMETYKRPDFEKAGIKGEFVQDNHSRSKYGVLRGLHFQREPYAQAKIVRVVRGVIFDVAVDLRRNSPTFGKWVGVILSEFNKWQLYIPRGFAHGFVVLSDIAEVVYKVDNVYAPSYEAGIIWNDPDIGIKWPIDNPILSEKDKKWPTLKETIKKGWVF; encoded by the coding sequence GATTCCCGACGTTATATTAATCAAACCTAAGGTTTTCGAGGATGAAAGAGGCTTTTTCATGGAGACGTACAAGAGGCCAGACTTTGAGAAGGCTGGGATTAAAGGAGAGTTCGTCCAGGATAACCACTCCCGCTCGAAGTATGGAGTCCTTAGGGGCCTGCACTTCCAGAGGGAGCCCTACGCACAGGCTAAGATAGTGAGGGTTGTTAGGGGAGTTATATTTGATGTGGCCGTTGATTTGAGGAGAAACTCGCCCACCTTCGGGAAGTGGGTCGGAGTAATACTCTCCGAGTTTAACAAGTGGCAGCTCTACATCCCGAGAGGCTTTGCCCATGGCTTCGTTGTTCTCAGCGACATCGCTGAAGTAGTTTATAAAGTGGACAACGTTTATGCTCCAAGTTACGAGGCAGGTATAATTTGGAACGACCCAGATATAGGGATAAAATGGCCCATCGACAACCCAATACTCTCGGAAAAGGACAAGAAGTGGCCGACTCTCAAAGAGACCATTAAGAAGGGGTGGGTGTTCTAA